A genomic segment from Leptospira ryugenii encodes:
- a CDS encoding SulP family inorganic anion transporter, with protein MNIKFSKFQSDLLAGMAAMFVALPSAIAFGLSVYSPLGESYAGFAALSGILGTILIGLVSPLAGGTPRLISAPCAPAAAVLSVFVLEEVRRGSFSYQQIPILVGIAVLIAGLFQIILGLLGGGRLIKYIPYPVVAGYLSGLGLLLILSQLPRVLAISSEGSLLGDLQSLHRSPISPLIGLVTVVSMVLAPKFFKKIPPTIFSLIVGVVTYWTLSLFYVELRTLENNHYVVGPIMPEGEGLHSQIAANLTNLNLINASSWRTLFIPSITLGFLLSIDTLKTCLVLDVYSEKRHDSNRELLGQGLGNCVSSVFGGIAGAGTLGASLVNVSSGAKSKLSGFFVGVLSLVSILFFSNLISWIPVSALASILIVIGFRMIDWKSVGLLRNQATLFDFFVILCVVISAVSTSLLLAAGVGIILAILLFLRDQVRSSVVRRSFLGNQKFSKKRRLPSELDELLKKGDQNIIFELQGQLFFGTTDQLLSLVEPYLNKVRNMIFDFRRILNLDFTAVNLLKQIHQRLANAGGTLILTSVPQKLSTGQNVQVYLESFGLSNSTPNLKFFEELDEAIEFVEDEILHESNLEPIRRIPYLHLRQFEFFLPFPKDLIDQFETFTSELKIQENEVLFKKNDISDQMYFIRKGSIRILLPLDATRFHHLATFGKGDFFGDMAFLDSEPRSADAIALEETMLYVVSRAKFDEFVHSHPKFGYLFFESLSYILSQRLRLNHLELSALQEN; from the coding sequence TTGAATATAAAATTTTCAAAATTTCAGTCAGATTTGCTCGCGGGTATGGCCGCCATGTTTGTTGCACTCCCTTCCGCCATTGCCTTCGGTTTGAGTGTTTATAGCCCTTTAGGAGAGTCTTATGCAGGTTTTGCAGCCCTCTCAGGCATTTTGGGAACCATTCTCATTGGTCTCGTTTCACCTTTGGCTGGCGGAACACCACGTCTCATCTCAGCTCCTTGTGCTCCGGCCGCGGCAGTTCTCTCTGTCTTTGTGTTAGAAGAGGTACGCCGAGGGAGTTTTTCCTACCAACAAATTCCTATTCTTGTAGGCATTGCGGTTCTAATTGCAGGTCTCTTCCAAATCATATTAGGACTTTTAGGTGGCGGTAGGCTCATCAAATACATCCCTTATCCTGTTGTGGCTGGTTATTTAAGTGGCTTGGGACTCTTACTCATTTTGAGTCAGTTGCCTAGGGTTTTGGCTATCTCTTCCGAAGGTTCTCTGTTAGGTGATTTGCAATCTCTACACCGTAGCCCTATCTCGCCGCTGATTGGTCTGGTAACAGTAGTCTCGATGGTATTAGCTCCTAAGTTCTTTAAAAAAATACCACCGACAATTTTTTCATTGATAGTTGGTGTAGTTACCTATTGGACTCTGAGTTTGTTCTATGTCGAATTGCGTACTTTAGAAAATAACCATTACGTAGTTGGACCCATTATGCCAGAAGGTGAGGGTCTACATTCACAGATTGCTGCAAATCTTACAAATTTGAACTTAATCAATGCCTCCTCTTGGCGTACGCTCTTCATTCCTTCGATTACACTGGGATTTCTTTTGTCCATCGATACTTTAAAAACCTGTTTGGTGCTGGATGTATACTCTGAAAAGAGACATGATTCCAATCGAGAATTGCTCGGGCAAGGCTTGGGAAATTGTGTAAGTTCAGTGTTTGGTGGAATTGCAGGTGCAGGCACGTTGGGTGCATCGCTTGTGAACGTTTCGAGTGGAGCAAAGTCAAAGTTATCAGGTTTCTTCGTTGGAGTTCTTTCCTTGGTCTCTATTCTATTTTTTTCAAATTTAATCTCCTGGATACCTGTTTCAGCCCTAGCTTCGATATTGATCGTAATTGGTTTTCGGATGATTGATTGGAAAAGTGTTGGTTTACTAAGAAACCAAGCAACACTATTTGATTTTTTTGTGATCTTATGTGTGGTCATTTCCGCTGTGAGTACGAGTTTGCTTTTAGCTGCTGGAGTTGGGATAATCCTTGCGATACTCCTCTTTTTGAGAGATCAAGTTCGTTCTTCTGTTGTTAGGAGGTCATTCTTAGGAAACCAAAAATTCTCCAAAAAAAGAAGATTGCCATCAGAATTGGATGAACTTTTAAAAAAAGGAGATCAGAATATAATTTTTGAGCTTCAGGGACAGCTCTTCTTTGGTACAACTGATCAATTGCTTAGTTTAGTAGAACCGTATTTAAATAAAGTGCGAAATATGATCTTTGATTTTCGGCGTATCTTAAATTTGGATTTTACTGCTGTCAACTTACTCAAACAAATCCACCAGAGGCTTGCAAATGCTGGCGGTACTTTGATTTTGACAAGTGTTCCGCAAAAATTATCAACCGGTCAGAATGTACAAGTTTACCTGGAGAGTTTTGGCTTATCGAATTCAACTCCTAATCTTAAATTTTTTGAAGAGTTAGATGAAGCCATCGAATTTGTGGAAGATGAAATTCTGCATGAATCAAATTTGGAACCTATTCGACGTATCCCGTATCTTCATTTGAGACAGTTTGAGTTCTTTTTGCCTTTCCCAAAAGATTTGATCGATCAATTTGAAACCTTTACAAGTGAACTTAAAATTCAAGAAAACGAAGTATTGTTTAAGAAGAATGATATATCGGACCAGATGTATTTCATTCGAAAAGGAAGTATAAGAATTTTGCTTCCTTTAGATGCCACCCGCTTCCACCATTTAGCAACCTTTGGCAAAGGGGATTTTTTTGGCGACATGGCATTTTTGGATAGTGAGCCGAGGTCAG
- a CDS encoding Dps family protein — MQINIGIPEAERSSISEALKKLLADTYTLYQKTHSYHWNVTGPMFQTLHVLFMTQYTELWNAIDPIAERIRSLGYYAPVGAWEFAKYTSIVEDKTVPKATEMIKNLVEGNEAVIRTARAAYEPAEKGNDQATLDLLTQRLDIHEKTAWMLRSLLSE; from the coding sequence ATGCAAATCAATATTGGGATTCCCGAAGCAGAACGTAGCTCAATTTCGGAAGCATTGAAAAAATTATTAGCTGATACCTATACTCTCTACCAAAAAACCCATAGCTACCATTGGAATGTGACAGGACCGATGTTTCAAACCTTACACGTGTTATTTATGACACAGTATACTGAACTTTGGAATGCAATCGACCCAATTGCAGAGAGGATTCGTTCATTGGGTTATTATGCTCCAGTCGGTGCTTGGGAATTTGCAAAGTATACTAGTATCGTCGAAGACAAAACTGTCCCCAAAGCAACAGAGATGATCAAAAATCTTGTCGAAGGGAACGAGGCCGTGATCCGAACTGCGCGGGCAGCCTATGAACCAGCAGAAAAAGGAAATGACCAAGCAACTCTAGATTTATTGACACAAAGGTTAGATATTCATGAAAAGACAGCTTGGATGTTAAGATCCTTGCTTAGTGAGTGA
- a CDS encoding alpha/beta fold hydrolase, protein MELNFKFYQCLDKSNSLDSILLLHGLFGSSKNWVSVSKHLSRYFNVYSLDLRNHGDSPHSNIHTIPEMAKDVEEFIQTHKLTNLHILGHSMGGLVAMYFDLHHQNLLKSLVIQDIAPRNYPFIYENEIASMSFDLSLFRSRAEIDEKMKEYVPDSFIRQFLQMNLERTLDGKYVWKLNVNGIGKSDRVFLEQFENVSPSQTKSLFLLGGSSEYITESDRKLIGNLFPNARLETIPEGGHFIHFTHATNFLAHLDSFYNRL, encoded by the coding sequence ATGGAACTAAATTTTAAATTTTATCAATGCTTAGACAAATCCAATTCATTAGATTCGATCTTACTATTGCATGGATTATTCGGTTCAAGCAAAAACTGGGTTAGCGTTTCAAAGCATCTTTCGCGCTACTTTAATGTCTACTCTTTGGATCTTAGAAATCATGGTGACTCTCCGCATTCAAACATTCATACCATACCTGAGATGGCAAAGGATGTGGAGGAGTTTATTCAGACACATAAGCTCACAAATCTACACATTCTTGGTCACTCTATGGGTGGGCTTGTTGCCATGTACTTTGATTTGCATCATCAAAACTTGTTGAAATCTCTAGTTATACAGGACATTGCTCCAAGAAACTATCCTTTTATCTATGAGAATGAAATTGCTTCTATGTCGTTCGACTTGAGTTTGTTTCGATCGAGGGCAGAGATTGATGAAAAAATGAAAGAATATGTTCCAGACTCTTTTATACGGCAATTCCTACAAATGAATTTAGAGAGAACTCTAGACGGAAAGTACGTTTGGAAATTAAATGTTAACGGGATAGGAAAATCGGACCGAGTTTTTTTGGAGCAATTTGAAAACGTTAGCCCATCTCAAACTAAATCTCTATTTTTATTGGGTGGAAGTTCAGAATACATAACGGAGAGCGATCGCAAGCTAATCGGAAACTTATTTCCAAATGCTCGATTAGAGACAATTCCAGAAGGCGGACATTTTATCCATTTTACGCATGCAACAAATTTTCTCGCACATCTGGATTCTTTCTATAATCGTTTGTAA
- a CDS encoding SH3 domain-containing protein, whose protein sequence is MNRRKYSYLFLFILFYSISLFSEPKALLPPKIRKSPNQVITEAKGKLPILNQFDVKLYLFPDRKSDVLRLLNFAEMISLDEKSMEPLDDIWLPIKTKDGMIGFVPRTAVRLVPSKSFFRELIFECDKALKNSQISLAESMKITNALQARSSAGEFVGDDFNLLKTKVGFALKVTLDKANALSLGPNQSTEWYDFLKVHQSKILYDEVEKKYYVDPEYFWKILDFSPRSKHADYIAYMASESLPVRKCPEKDLACELEQIRLTKLRYLSQFPSGNYAEIYFRDVNKRLSYLTNDSDSIPCFPPISKFLKSEIESLSKYVSSFSAKRRKILSVYAEKLRAECLK, encoded by the coding sequence ATGAACAGACGTAAGTATTCTTATTTATTTCTGTTCATACTATTTTACTCCATTTCTTTATTTTCCGAACCAAAAGCTTTACTGCCTCCAAAAATTAGAAAGAGTCCTAATCAAGTTATCACAGAGGCAAAGGGTAAACTTCCCATCCTAAATCAATTCGATGTAAAGCTATATCTTTTTCCCGATAGAAAGAGTGACGTACTACGCTTACTTAATTTTGCGGAAATGATTTCTCTCGATGAAAAGAGTATGGAACCACTTGACGATATTTGGCTTCCTATTAAAACAAAAGACGGAATGATTGGATTTGTTCCGCGAACAGCCGTAAGACTAGTGCCTTCAAAATCTTTTTTTAGAGAACTCATTTTTGAATGCGATAAAGCTTTGAAGAATAGCCAAATCAGTCTCGCTGAATCCATGAAAATTACAAATGCGCTCCAGGCAAGGTCATCAGCTGGCGAATTTGTAGGTGATGATTTTAATTTATTAAAAACAAAAGTTGGGTTTGCACTGAAGGTTACTCTGGACAAGGCAAATGCTCTTTCCCTTGGTCCGAACCAATCCACTGAATGGTATGATTTCTTAAAAGTTCACCAAAGTAAAATCCTGTACGACGAAGTTGAAAAGAAGTACTATGTTGATCCCGAATACTTCTGGAAAATTTTGGACTTCAGCCCGAGATCAAAACATGCTGATTACATTGCCTATATGGCATCTGAATCTCTGCCAGTACGGAAATGTCCAGAGAAAGACCTTGCCTGCGAACTGGAACAAATCCGTCTAACAAAACTTAGGTATCTTTCTCAATTCCCAAGTGGAAATTATGCCGAGATTTATTTTCGTGACGTGAACAAAAGGCTTTCTTACTTAACAAACGATTCTGATTCTATTCCTTGCTTTCCCCCAATTTCAAAATTCCTAAAATCAGAAATCGAGAGCCTCTCCAAGTATGTATCTAGTTTTTCAGCCAAAAGGAGGAAGATTCTTTCCGTCTATGCAGAGAAATTAAGAGCCGAGTGTTTGAAATAG
- a CDS encoding pyridoxal phosphate-dependent aminotransferase, producing the protein MKLVAKRLDVVEPSPTLAITAKANQLKANGIDVVGFGAGEPDFDTPEHIKEAAKKAIDAGKTKYTPVSGTVSLRDAIIHKLQRDNGLKYERNQIIVGTGGKQVLYNFFMAVLNPGDEVIIPAPYWVSYADIVRLAEGIPVIVPTDISSGFKINAEQLSKHITNKTKVFIFNSPSNPTGSAYTRKEVESLVSVLEPKDIIVLSDDIYEKIIYDGLEFVNPAMISTKMKEKTFVVNGVSKAYSMTGWRIGYGAGNAEIVKNMDTMQGQSTSNASSIAQAAAEAALLGDQSPVETMRQAFDVRRKLIVGLLNQIPGIDCRMPEGAFYAFPYLTQVFSLSAFQKLKQSKGESSNSKLFCEILLDQYQVAAVPGSAFGDDQAIRLSYALGEKDIEKGIERIKKMVLDLQ; encoded by the coding sequence ATGAAACTCGTTGCAAAACGTTTGGATGTCGTCGAACCATCTCCGACTTTAGCAATCACTGCTAAGGCAAACCAATTAAAAGCCAATGGCATAGATGTTGTCGGCTTTGGTGCAGGTGAGCCAGATTTTGACACACCTGAGCACATCAAAGAGGCAGCAAAGAAAGCAATCGATGCTGGTAAAACAAAATATACGCCTGTAAGCGGAACAGTTAGCCTTCGTGATGCGATCATCCATAAATTACAACGTGACAATGGATTAAAATACGAAAGAAATCAGATCATTGTTGGAACTGGCGGAAAACAGGTTCTGTATAACTTCTTCATGGCAGTATTAAATCCAGGCGATGAAGTCATCATTCCTGCGCCCTACTGGGTAAGTTATGCGGATATTGTACGGCTTGCAGAAGGTATCCCAGTGATTGTTCCTACCGATATTAGTTCTGGTTTCAAAATCAATGCAGAGCAATTAAGTAAACACATCACAAATAAAACCAAAGTGTTTATCTTTAATTCACCTTCAAATCCAACTGGCTCTGCATATACTCGTAAAGAGGTAGAATCATTGGTAAGTGTTTTGGAGCCAAAGGATATCATTGTGCTTTCAGACGATATCTATGAAAAAATTATTTATGATGGTCTGGAATTTGTGAATCCAGCGATGATTTCCACAAAAATGAAAGAAAAAACTTTTGTTGTCAATGGAGTGTCGAAAGCTTACTCCATGACCGGCTGGAGGATAGGTTACGGTGCTGGCAATGCAGAAATAGTCAAAAATATGGATACAATGCAAGGCCAATCTACCTCAAATGCATCTTCCATCGCTCAGGCGGCTGCCGAAGCGGCTTTGCTAGGTGACCAATCGCCTGTGGAAACAATGCGACAGGCATTTGATGTAAGGCGAAAGTTGATAGTTGGTTTGCTAAATCAAATCCCTGGCATTGATTGCAGAATGCCCGAAGGGGCGTTTTATGCATTCCCGTATTTAACGCAGGTGTTTTCTTTGAGTGCCTTCCAAAAATTAAAACAATCCAAAGGTGAATCCTCAAATTCAAAACTCTTTTGTGAAATCCTTTTGGACCAATACCAAGTAGCAGCTGTTCCAGGTTCTGCTTTTGGCGACGACCAGGCCATTCGGCTTTCCTATGCCTTGGGTGAAAAAGACATTGAGAAGGGCATAGAAAGAATCAAAAAAATGGTTCTAGATCTACAATAA
- a CDS encoding DNA repair helicase XPB encodes MAKPLTVQSDKTMLLEVDNPEFEACRDLISKFAELEKSPEYMHTYRISPLSLWNAASIKMTADEIIDGLVQFARYSVPKNVINEVREQISRYGKVKLVKEESGELYIISNEAGFITEIANNRAVQPFVDGMEGDKIRIKKEYRGHIKQALIKIGFPVEDLAGYDEGNKYPFNLRPVTKGGIKFGMRDYQRASVEAFHAGGRNEGGSGVVVLPCGAGKTIVGMGVMQIVGAETLILVTNTLSIRQWRNEILDKTDIPESDIGEYSGELKEIKPITIATYNILTHRKKKGGDFTHFHIFSANNWGLIVYDEVHLLPAPVFRMTSELQAKRRLGLTATLVREDGLEEDVFSLIGPKKYDVPWKELEAKSWIAEANCVEIRVPMEDDLRMRYSVADDREKFRLASENPEKLRAIDYILKKHASNNILVIGQYINQLEEISQKFKIPLITGKTPLPERQELYQAFRSGQIKQLVVSKVANFSIDLPDANIAIQVSGTFGSRQEEAQRLGRILRPKSNDNTAIFYSLISRDTNEERFGQNRQLFLTEQGYEYEIYTLDQFKETVPEEALK; translated from the coding sequence ATGGCCAAACCACTCACAGTCCAAAGTGATAAAACCATGTTACTCGAGGTAGACAACCCTGAGTTTGAAGCATGTCGTGATTTAATTTCTAAATTTGCAGAACTCGAAAAAAGCCCAGAGTATATGCATACGTATCGTATTTCTCCTCTCTCGCTTTGGAATGCAGCCTCCATTAAAATGACGGCCGATGAAATCATAGATGGTTTAGTTCAGTTTGCCCGCTATTCCGTTCCCAAAAACGTGATCAATGAGGTTAGAGAGCAAATTTCTAGATACGGAAAAGTAAAATTGGTAAAAGAAGAGTCAGGTGAGCTTTATATCATTTCAAACGAAGCTGGCTTCATTACTGAGATTGCAAATAACCGAGCTGTGCAGCCCTTTGTCGACGGAATGGAAGGCGACAAAATCCGTATCAAAAAAGAATACCGTGGTCACATCAAACAAGCATTGATCAAGATTGGGTTTCCAGTTGAAGATTTGGCAGGTTACGATGAAGGGAATAAATACCCATTCAACCTAAGACCTGTTACTAAAGGAGGGATTAAATTTGGAATGCGTGATTACCAAAGAGCCTCTGTTGAAGCATTTCATGCTGGTGGCCGTAATGAGGGTGGATCTGGAGTTGTAGTCCTTCCTTGTGGTGCGGGAAAGACCATCGTGGGAATGGGAGTGATGCAGATCGTTGGAGCAGAAACTCTAATTCTAGTTACAAATACTCTTTCCATTCGCCAATGGAGAAATGAAATCTTGGACAAAACGGATATACCTGAATCAGACATAGGTGAATATTCCGGTGAGTTAAAAGAAATTAAACCCATCACCATTGCGACATACAATATCCTCACTCATAGAAAGAAAAAGGGTGGTGACTTCACTCATTTCCATATCTTTAGTGCGAACAATTGGGGATTGATAGTCTACGATGAGGTGCACCTCCTTCCAGCCCCTGTGTTTCGAATGACTAGTGAATTGCAAGCAAAACGTAGATTAGGTTTAACAGCCACACTCGTCAGAGAAGATGGTTTGGAAGAGGACGTATTTTCTTTGATTGGACCCAAAAAATATGATGTGCCTTGGAAGGAACTAGAGGCAAAATCCTGGATCGCGGAAGCCAACTGCGTAGAGATACGTGTTCCTATGGAAGATGATTTACGTATGCGATATTCGGTCGCCGATGACAGAGAGAAATTCCGCTTGGCTTCCGAAAATCCCGAAAAGTTAAGGGCTATTGATTACATACTCAAAAAACATGCATCTAACAATATCTTGGTGATTGGGCAATACATCAATCAATTGGAAGAGATTTCTCAGAAATTCAAAATTCCTTTGATTACAGGAAAGACTCCTCTTCCAGAGAGACAGGAGCTCTACCAAGCATTTCGTTCAGGCCAGATCAAACAATTGGTGGTTTCCAAGGTGGCAAACTTTTCCATCGATTTACCTGATGCTAACATTGCAATTCAGGTTTCTGGAACCTTTGGAAGTCGACAGGAAGAGGCACAGCGACTTGGTCGTATTTTGCGGCCGAAGTCAAATGACAACACAGCTATCTTCTACTCTTTGATTTCAAGGGATACCAACGAAGAAAGATTCGGTCAAAACCGTCAATTGTTCTTAACAGAACAAGGATATGAATACGAAATTTATACTCTAGATCAGTTCAAAGAGACTGTACCGGAAGAAGCATTAAAATGA
- the dusA gene encoding tRNA dihydrouridine(20/20a) synthase DusA yields MNHNPSIAEWTLSLAPMMDWTDRHFRYFFRLLSKKTYLYTEMVTTGAILKSANPSRFLEYDKIEHPIALQLGGDDPNLLAEAAIIGESFGYDEINLNVGCPSDRVQSGAFGACLMKEPKLVAKMVSMVKTKVKVPVTVKHRIGIDGRESFDDLFEFVREIKEAGVDRIIVHARIAILKGLSPALNRTVPPLRYDDVYKLKDYFPELPIVINGGILNFDSAKFHLKYVDGVMIGRAAYENPYQFLNADCDFYGEIPSSLPREEILLQLIPYLESEMERGTKAHHILKHILGLYQGVDGAREYRRYFSDPKHFQQSAKDIIYTFLSLREERKLSVAK; encoded by the coding sequence ATGAATCACAATCCATCAATTGCAGAGTGGACTCTTTCTCTTGCTCCGATGATGGATTGGACAGACCGGCACTTTCGTTACTTTTTTCGTCTCCTGAGCAAAAAAACATATTTATATACTGAGATGGTTACAACGGGAGCCATCCTAAAAAGTGCAAATCCTAGTCGATTTTTAGAATATGATAAAATTGAGCATCCGATCGCCTTACAACTAGGAGGTGATGATCCAAACTTATTGGCAGAGGCGGCCATTATAGGTGAATCCTTTGGATATGACGAAATTAATTTGAACGTTGGTTGTCCCTCTGACCGAGTCCAGAGTGGTGCCTTTGGGGCCTGTTTGATGAAGGAGCCCAAATTAGTCGCAAAGATGGTATCTATGGTCAAAACGAAAGTAAAGGTACCGGTCACTGTGAAGCATAGAATCGGTATCGATGGAAGAGAAAGTTTTGATGATCTGTTCGAATTTGTCAGAGAGATCAAAGAGGCAGGAGTCGATCGTATCATAGTACATGCAAGAATTGCTATCCTCAAAGGTTTATCTCCTGCATTGAATCGCACTGTTCCGCCTCTTCGCTATGATGATGTGTATAAACTGAAAGATTATTTTCCAGAGCTTCCTATTGTCATCAATGGTGGCATTCTAAACTTTGATTCTGCAAAATTCCATCTAAAGTATGTAGATGGTGTAATGATAGGGCGGGCAGCCTATGAAAATCCGTATCAATTTTTGAATGCTGATTGTGATTTTTATGGCGAGATACCTTCAAGTCTACCAAGAGAGGAAATCCTCTTGCAATTGATCCCTTATTTAGAATCAGAAATGGAAAGAGGTACTAAAGCACATCACATATTGAAACACATACTTGGTTTGTACCAGGGTGTAGATGGAGCTAGAGAATACAGAAGGTATTTTTCAGATCCTAAACATTTCCAACAAAGCGCAAAAGATATTATATATACTTTTCTTTCCTTAAGGGAAGAGAGAAAATTAAGTGTAGCAAAGTGA
- a CDS encoding flagellar biosynthesis protein FlhA produces the protein MNIRDLLKQSDLILGIGVLVILGMLIVPLPGFILDILLVLSIGLGLLILLTALSATDPSEFSIFPSLLLITTLYRLALNVSTTRQILSKGPAMNSNVIEAFGTFVVGGEAGLGKYVVGLIIFIILTIVQVVVITRGATRISEVAARFTLDGLPQKQMSIDMELNSGAITEQEAKFKREKLQREVNFYGAMDGASKFVQGDVRAGLIITAINLIGGVIIGSTIRGESFLAAIETYGRFTIGDGLVSQIPGLLSTTATGIIVTRSSSEKKLTTEIKTQLFGNAKSLYVVAGALGLASLIPGLPFISLILLSAGVGYLGYSIEQVAKEEIKKIETVSQEKVTEKKPENYIKEITVEAIQVELGRDLLPLVDASAGGHLLEQIANTRKKFATDFGLVIPAIRIVDNLEIPHDNYTIRINGVVVGQAVIKADRLMAMNNSQRDLEPIVGENFLEPAFGMKAIWIDPMTRPEVENKGYTVVDPSTVIITHLKELISTYASQLLGREEVKALLEHLRQTHPTLVQELEYDKQGRLGIIQQTLQNLLAEGLSIKNLPKIMEAIANNINKVGGDSILLSEAVRQAISRQIINDFLSADGKLHVVTIDPRIVDRLQRSLVQDQMDGGSVIVLPHEFRIRLMESVFAELQKAAEAGRFLIFVISRTLRQPFAFLIAKDLPPRNFAVIASEEIQRGVPTDIASVLTLASREEQTQEA, from the coding sequence ATGAATATCAGAGACCTCCTTAAACAATCAGATTTAATTTTAGGAATCGGTGTTCTCGTCATTTTAGGAATGTTAATCGTTCCACTGCCTGGGTTTATACTGGACATTTTACTAGTTCTGAGTATCGGCTTAGGACTATTGATCTTGTTGACGGCTTTATCCGCAACAGATCCAAGCGAATTTTCTATCTTCCCTAGTTTACTGTTAATTACAACCTTATATCGGTTAGCCTTAAACGTATCGACGACAAGACAGATTCTCTCTAAAGGTCCAGCAATGAATTCAAATGTAATCGAAGCATTTGGAACATTTGTCGTGGGAGGAGAGGCAGGATTAGGAAAGTATGTAGTCGGACTCATTATCTTTATCATTTTGACTATCGTACAGGTTGTTGTAATTACCCGAGGTGCAACTAGAATCTCCGAAGTGGCAGCTAGGTTCACATTGGATGGATTACCTCAGAAACAAATGTCGATCGATATGGAATTGAATAGTGGAGCAATTACCGAACAAGAAGCGAAATTCAAACGAGAGAAATTACAGAGAGAAGTAAATTTTTATGGGGCTATGGATGGTGCTTCCAAATTTGTACAAGGAGATGTAAGGGCAGGTCTTATCATTACGGCCATCAATTTGATTGGAGGCGTGATCATTGGTTCTACAATTCGAGGTGAAAGTTTTTTAGCCGCAATAGAAACCTATGGTCGATTTACAATAGGTGATGGTCTTGTTTCTCAAATTCCAGGGCTCCTATCCACTACAGCTACAGGTATAATTGTAACTCGTTCTAGCTCAGAAAAAAAATTAACCACAGAGATCAAAACACAACTCTTTGGTAACGCAAAGTCACTCTATGTTGTTGCTGGCGCTCTCGGTCTTGCAAGTTTGATTCCAGGTTTACCATTTATTTCACTCATTCTTTTATCTGCGGGCGTAGGATATTTAGGATATTCTATTGAACAAGTAGCAAAAGAAGAGATCAAAAAGATTGAAACAGTCTCACAAGAAAAAGTAACTGAGAAAAAACCTGAGAATTATATTAAGGAGATCACAGTTGAAGCCATTCAAGTGGAGTTAGGACGAGATCTTTTGCCATTGGTGGATGCATCTGCGGGAGGACATTTACTTGAACAGATTGCCAATACTCGAAAGAAATTTGCCACTGACTTCGGTTTGGTGATTCCTGCTATACGTATCGTGGATAATCTGGAGATTCCCCATGATAATTATACAATTCGAATCAATGGTGTTGTTGTAGGACAAGCAGTTATCAAAGCAGATCGTCTGATGGCGATGAACAACTCACAAAGGGATCTAGAACCAATTGTTGGAGAAAATTTCTTAGAACCAGCTTTCGGAATGAAAGCAATTTGGATTGATCCCATGACACGGCCTGAGGTAGAAAACAAAGGTTATACGGTTGTCGATCCATCCACTGTTATCATTACACATTTGAAAGAATTAATCTCCACATATGCCTCTCAACTATTAGGTAGAGAAGAAGTAAAAGCTCTTTTAGAGCATTTACGTCAGACTCATCCGACATTGGTGCAGGAGCTTGAATATGATAAACAAGGAAGACTCGGTATTATCCAGCAGACCTTACAAAATCTTTTGGCGGAGGGGCTATCGATTAAAAATCTACCCAAAATCATGGAAGCAATTGCAAATAATATTAATAAGGTGGGTGGAGATTCCATTTTACTTTCAGAAGCAGTAAGACAGGCAATCTCCCGCCAAATCATAAATGATTTTCTCTCCGCAGATGGAAAATTACATGTAGTCACAATCGATCCAAGGATAGTAGATCGATTGCAGCGAAGTTTAGTGCAAGACCAAATGGATGGAGGATCAGTCATCGTACTCCCGCACGAATTCCGCATCCGCCTCATGGAGTCTGTTTTTGCAGAACTGCAAAAAGCAGCAGAAGCAGGTAGATTTTTGATATTTGTGATTTCGCGAACCCTTAGACAACCCTTTGCTTTTCTGATCGCCAAAGATCTACCACCTAGAAACTTTGCTGTCATAGCCTCAGAAGAGATTCAAAGAGGTGTGCCGACAGACATTGCCTCTGTTCTCACACTGGCATCTCGAGAGGAGCAAACACAGGAGGCCTAA